A section of the Corvus moneduloides isolate bCorMon1 chromosome 29, bCorMon1.pri, whole genome shotgun sequence genome encodes:
- the LOC116436193 gene encoding Fc receptor-like protein 1 isoform X3: protein MAGKVALLLWAQTLGLAGAQTTQLLVEPPWTPPVLWDRVTLTCQGLGTAGATTWYKDGQRGWLQGPDRFVVTESGTYQCHRPDTGLSPPVIVSNAWLVLQVPARALLEGDTVTLRCRSWQNNPATWVSFYREEKQLQLFRDGTELSLSPLRLHHSGRYCCRGSVDSEVSRGWKESAPVTVTVHRVPLSGVSVSAEPPGGQVALGDRLVLSCVVATGTGPLSFSWHRGDSWAPLGTSPHLELRHVGDNDSGHYQCRASDGDSMAKSVPMNVTVLVPVANATISPGALAQPVRAGDPVTLRCSVQVGSAPVTFTWLRNGSEVARGPLLELGDVHVGHSGTYQCVATNQLGQDGHRVFRALSLELALTVTPRAHWDTAVAVNIGRSLLFLALLLGVIGGCHWWQRLAARKPQDSAPTGVPRPCPPSASTSDQRAAAGTLRGTAGPRCHLRECDVTLGGNWGSLGGIESPQGSLTALHSTPGPPHSSSQCPGGTGHFCLFLDPKGSVWIKAGEMGLVCSALPAQLGKEEGPAQGAEQILVGFA from the exons atggcCGGGAAGGTGGCGCTGCTCCTGTGGG cccagacccTCGGCCTCGCTG GCGCCCAGACCACCCAGCTCCTCGTGGAGCCGCCCTGGACGCCGCCGGTGCTGTGGGACCGGGTGacactgacctgccagggcTTGGGCACTGCCGGTGCCACCACCTGGTACAAGGACGGGCAGCGCGGGTGGCTGCAGGGACCCGACCGATTCGTTGTCACCGAGAGTGGCACCTACCAGTGTCACAGACCTGACaccgggctgagcccccccgTGATCGTCTCCAATG cctggctggtgctgcaggtgccgGCGCGGGCGCTGCTGGAGGGGGACACGGTGACACTGCGCTGCCGGAGCTGGCAGAACAATCCGGCGACCTGGGTGTCCTTCTACCGTGAGGAGAAACAACTGCAGCTGTTCCGCGATGGGACcgagctgtccctgtcccctctgcggCTGCACCACAGCGGCCGCTACTGCTGCAGGGGCTCAGTGGACTCCGAGGTGTCACGGGGGTGGAAAGAGTCGGCGccggtgacagtgacagtgcaCA GGGTCCCGCTCTCGGGGGTGTCTGTGTCGGCGGAGCCTCCCGGGGGacaggtggcactgggggaccGCCTGGTGCTGAGCTGCGTGGTGGCCACGGGGACAGGTCCCCTGTCCTTCTCCTGGCACCGGGGGGACTCGTGGGCACCGCTGGGCACCAGCCCCCACCTGGAGCTGCGCCACGTTGGGGACAATGACAGCGGCCACTACCAGTGCAGGGCCAGCGACGGGGACAGCATGGCCAAGAGTGTCCCCATGAATGTCACTGTCCTGG TGCCCGTGGCCAATGCCACCATCAGCCCcggtgccctggcacagccggTGCGCGCAGGTGACCCCGTGACCCTGCGCTGCTCGGTGCAGGTGGGCTCAGCCCCTGTCACCTTCACCTGGCTGCGCAACGGCAGCGAGGTGGCCCGGGGTCCCCTCCTGGAGCTCGGCGACGTCCATGTGGGACATTCCGGCACCTACCAGTGCGTGGCCACCAACCAGCTGGGACAGGACGGGCACCGCGTGTTCCGGGCGCTCAGCCTCGAGCTGGCACTGACGGTGACACCGCGGGCACACTGGGACACAG cagtggctgtgaaCATCGGCAGGAGCCTCCtgttcctggccctgctcctgggTGTCATTGGGGGCTGTCACTGGTGGCAGCGCCTGG CCGCCAGGAAGCCCCAGGACAG CGCCCCCACGGGTgtcccccggccctgccccccCTCGGCATCCACAAGTGACCAACGCGCAGCTGCCGGGACCCTACGAGGGACAGCAGGACCCCGGTGCCACCTACGAGAGTGTGATGTGACCCTGGGGGGAAATTGGGGATCACTGGGAGGCATCGAGTCCCCCCAGGGGTCCCTCACTGCCCTTCACAGCACCCCAGGGCCTCCCCATTCCTCCTCACAGTGCCCGGGGGGCACAGGACACTTTTGCCTCTTCTTGGACCCAAAAGGCAGCGTTTGGATTAAAGCGGGAGAAATGGGGttggtttgttcagctctgcctgctcagctCGGCAAGGAGGAGGGTCCCGCTCAGGGTGCTGAGCAGATCCTTGTGGGATTTGCCTGA
- the LOC116436193 gene encoding Fc receptor-like protein 1 isoform X10 — protein MAGKVALLLWGAQTTQLLVEPPWTPPVLWDRVTLTCQGLGTAGATTWYKDGQRGWLQGPDRFVVTESGTYQCHRPDTGLSPPVIVSNAWLVLQVPARALLEGDTVTLRCRSWQNNPATWVSFYREEKQLQLFRDGTELSLSPLRLHHSGRYCCRGSVDSEVSRGWKESAPVTVTVHRVPLSGVSVSAEPPGGQVALGDRLVLSCVVATGTGPLSFSWHRGDSWAPLGTSPHLELRHVGDNDSGHYQCRASDGDSMAKSVPMNVTVLVPVANATISPGALAQPVRAGDPVTLRCSVQVGSAPVTFTWLRNGSEVARGPLLELGDVHVGHSGTYQCVATNQLGQDGHRVFRALSLELALTVTPRAHWDTAVAVNIGRSLLFLALLLGVIGGCHWWQRLAARKPQDSAPTGVPRPCPPSASTSDQRAAAGTLRGTAGPRCHLRECDVTLGGNWGSLGGIESPQGSLTALHSTPGPPHSSSQCPGGTGHFCLFLDPKGSVWIKAGEMGLVCSALPAQLGKEEGPAQGAEQILVGFA, from the exons atggcCGGGAAGGTGGCGCTGCTCCTGTGGG GCGCCCAGACCACCCAGCTCCTCGTGGAGCCGCCCTGGACGCCGCCGGTGCTGTGGGACCGGGTGacactgacctgccagggcTTGGGCACTGCCGGTGCCACCACCTGGTACAAGGACGGGCAGCGCGGGTGGCTGCAGGGACCCGACCGATTCGTTGTCACCGAGAGTGGCACCTACCAGTGTCACAGACCTGACaccgggctgagcccccccgTGATCGTCTCCAATG cctggctggtgctgcaggtgccgGCGCGGGCGCTGCTGGAGGGGGACACGGTGACACTGCGCTGCCGGAGCTGGCAGAACAATCCGGCGACCTGGGTGTCCTTCTACCGTGAGGAGAAACAACTGCAGCTGTTCCGCGATGGGACcgagctgtccctgtcccctctgcggCTGCACCACAGCGGCCGCTACTGCTGCAGGGGCTCAGTGGACTCCGAGGTGTCACGGGGGTGGAAAGAGTCGGCGccggtgacagtgacagtgcaCA GGGTCCCGCTCTCGGGGGTGTCTGTGTCGGCGGAGCCTCCCGGGGGacaggtggcactgggggaccGCCTGGTGCTGAGCTGCGTGGTGGCCACGGGGACAGGTCCCCTGTCCTTCTCCTGGCACCGGGGGGACTCGTGGGCACCGCTGGGCACCAGCCCCCACCTGGAGCTGCGCCACGTTGGGGACAATGACAGCGGCCACTACCAGTGCAGGGCCAGCGACGGGGACAGCATGGCCAAGAGTGTCCCCATGAATGTCACTGTCCTGG TGCCCGTGGCCAATGCCACCATCAGCCCcggtgccctggcacagccggTGCGCGCAGGTGACCCCGTGACCCTGCGCTGCTCGGTGCAGGTGGGCTCAGCCCCTGTCACCTTCACCTGGCTGCGCAACGGCAGCGAGGTGGCCCGGGGTCCCCTCCTGGAGCTCGGCGACGTCCATGTGGGACATTCCGGCACCTACCAGTGCGTGGCCACCAACCAGCTGGGACAGGACGGGCACCGCGTGTTCCGGGCGCTCAGCCTCGAGCTGGCACTGACGGTGACACCGCGGGCACACTGGGACACAG cagtggctgtgaaCATCGGCAGGAGCCTCCtgttcctggccctgctcctgggTGTCATTGGGGGCTGTCACTGGTGGCAGCGCCTGG CCGCCAGGAAGCCCCAGGACAG CGCCCCCACGGGTgtcccccggccctgccccccCTCGGCATCCACAAGTGACCAACGCGCAGCTGCCGGGACCCTACGAGGGACAGCAGGACCCCGGTGCCACCTACGAGAGTGTGATGTGACCCTGGGGGGAAATTGGGGATCACTGGGAGGCATCGAGTCCCCCCAGGGGTCCCTCACTGCCCTTCACAGCACCCCAGGGCCTCCCCATTCCTCCTCACAGTGCCCGGGGGGCACAGGACACTTTTGCCTCTTCTTGGACCCAAAAGGCAGCGTTTGGATTAAAGCGGGAGAAATGGGGttggtttgttcagctctgcctgctcagctCGGCAAGGAGGAGGGTCCCGCTCAGGGTGCTGAGCAGATCCTTGTGGGATTTGCCTGA
- the LOC116436193 gene encoding Fc receptor-like protein 1 isoform X5, with translation MAGKVALLLWAQTLGLAGAQTTQLLVEPPWTPPVLWDRVTLTCQGSGTAAATTWYKDGQRWRLQGPDRLRVTESGTYQCDRPGTGLSPPVSVFNAWLVLQVPARALLEGDTVTLRCRSWQNNPATWVSFYREEKQLQLFRDGTELSLSPLRLHHSGRYCCRGSVDSEVSRGWKESAPVTVTVHRVPLSGVSVSAEPPGGQVALGDRLVLSCVVATGTGPLSFSWHRGDSWAPLGTSPHLELRHVGDNDSGHYQCRASDGDSMAKSVPMNVTVLVPVANATISPGALAQPVRAGDPVTLRCSVQVGSAPVTFTWLRNGSEVARGPLLELGDVHVGHSGTYQCVATNQLGQDGHRVFRALSLELALTVTPRAHWDTAVAVNIGRSLLFLALLLGVIGGCHWWQRLAARKPQDSAPTGVPRPCPPSASTSDQRAAAGTLRGTAGPRCHLRECDVTLGGNWGSLGGIESPQGSLTALHSTPGPPHSSSQCPGGTGHFCLFLDPKGSVWIKAGEMGLVCSALPAQLGKEEGPAQGAEQILVGFA, from the exons atggcCGGGAAGGTGGCGCTGCTCCTGTGGG cccagacccTCGGCCTCGCTG GCGCCCAGACCACCCAGCTCCTCGTGGAGCCCCCCTGGACACCGCCGGTGCTGTGGGACCGGGTGacactgacctgccagggcTCGGGCACCGCCGCTGCCACCACCTGGTACAAGGACGGGCAGCGCTGGCGGCTGCAGGGACCCGACCGATTACGTGTCACCGAGAGTGGCACCTACCAGTGTGACAGACCCGGCaccgggctgagccccccagTGAGCGTCTTCAATG cctggctggtgctgcaggtgccgGCGCGGGCGCTGCTGGAGGGGGACACGGTGACACTGCGCTGCCGGAGCTGGCAGAACAATCCGGCGACCTGGGTGTCCTTCTACCGTGAGGAGAAACAACTGCAGCTGTTCCGCGATGGGACcgagctgtccctgtcccctctgcggCTGCACCACAGCGGCCGCTACTGCTGCAGGGGCTCAGTGGACTCCGAGGTGTCACGGGGGTGGAAAGAGTCGGCGccggtgacagtgacagtgcaCA GGGTCCCGCTCTCGGGGGTGTCTGTGTCGGCGGAGCCTCCCGGGGGacaggtggcactgggggaccGCCTGGTGCTGAGCTGCGTGGTGGCCACGGGGACAGGTCCCCTGTCCTTCTCCTGGCACCGGGGGGACTCGTGGGCACCGCTGGGCACCAGCCCCCACCTGGAGCTGCGCCACGTTGGGGACAATGACAGCGGCCACTACCAGTGCAGGGCCAGCGACGGGGACAGCATGGCCAAGAGTGTCCCCATGAATGTCACTGTCCTGG TGCCCGTGGCCAATGCCACCATCAGCCCcggtgccctggcacagccggTGCGCGCAGGTGACCCCGTGACCCTGCGCTGCTCGGTGCAGGTGGGCTCAGCCCCTGTCACCTTCACCTGGCTGCGCAACGGCAGCGAGGTGGCCCGGGGTCCCCTCCTGGAGCTCGGCGACGTCCATGTGGGACATTCCGGCACCTACCAGTGCGTGGCCACCAACCAGCTGGGACAGGACGGGCACCGCGTGTTCCGGGCGCTCAGCCTCGAGCTGGCACTGACGGTGACACCGCGGGCACACTGGGACACAG cagtggctgtgaaCATCGGCAGGAGCCTCCtgttcctggccctgctcctgggTGTCATTGGGGGCTGTCACTGGTGGCAGCGCCTGG CCGCCAGGAAGCCCCAGGACAG CGCCCCCACGGGTgtcccccggccctgccccccCTCGGCATCCACAAGTGACCAACGCGCAGCTGCCGGGACCCTACGAGGGACAGCAGGACCCCGGTGCCACCTACGAGAGTGTGATGTGACCCTGGGGGGAAATTGGGGATCACTGGGAGGCATCGAGTCCCCCCAGGGGTCCCTCACTGCCCTTCACAGCACCCCAGGGCCTCCCCATTCCTCCTCACAGTGCCCGGGGGGCACAGGACACTTTTGCCTCTTCTTGGACCCAAAAGGCAGCGTTTGGATTAAAGCGGGAGAAATGGGGttggtttgttcagctctgcctgctcagctCGGCAAGGAGGAGGGTCCCGCTCAGGGTGCTGAGCAGATCCTTGTGGGATTTGCCTGA
- the LOC116436193 gene encoding Fc receptor-like protein 1 isoform X1: protein MARKVVLLLWAQTLGLAGAQTTQLLVEPPWTPPVLWDRVTLTCQGLGTAGATTWYKDGQRGWLQGPDRFVVTESGTYQCHRPDTGLSPPVIVSNAWLVLQVPARALLEGDTVTLRCRSWQNNPATWVSFYREEKQLQLFRDGTELSLSPLRLHHSGRYCCRGSVDSEVSRGWKESAPVTVTVHRVPLSGVSVSAEPPGGQVALGDRLVLSCVVATGTGPLSFSWHRGDSWAPLGTSPHLELRHVGDNDSGHYQCRASDGDSMAKSVPMNVTVLVPVANATISPGALAQPVRAGDPVTLRCSVQVGSAPVTFTWLRNGSEVARGPLLELGDVHVGHSGTYQCVATNQLGQDGHRVFRALSLELALTVTPRAHWDTAVAVNIGRSLLFLALLLGVIGGCHWWQRLAARKPQDSAPTGVPRPCPPSASTSDQRAAAGTLRGTAGPRCHLRECDVTLGGNWGSLGGIESPQGSLTALHSTPGPPHSSSQCPGGTGHFCLFLDPKGSVWIKAGEMGLVCSALPAQLGKEEGPAQGAEQILVGFA from the exons cccagacccTCGGCCTCGCTG GCGCCCAGACCACCCAGCTCCTCGTGGAGCCGCCCTGGACGCCGCCGGTGCTGTGGGACCGGGTGacactgacctgccagggcTTGGGCACTGCCGGTGCCACCACCTGGTACAAGGACGGGCAGCGCGGGTGGCTGCAGGGACCCGACCGATTCGTTGTCACCGAGAGTGGCACCTACCAGTGTCACAGACCTGACaccgggctgagcccccccgTGATCGTCTCCAATG cctggctggtgctgcaggtgccgGCGCGGGCGCTGCTGGAGGGGGACACGGTGACACTGCGCTGCCGGAGCTGGCAGAACAATCCGGCGACCTGGGTGTCCTTCTACCGTGAGGAGAAACAACTGCAGCTGTTCCGCGATGGGACcgagctgtccctgtcccctctgcggCTGCACCACAGCGGCCGCTACTGCTGCAGGGGCTCAGTGGACTCCGAGGTGTCACGGGGGTGGAAAGAGTCGGCGccggtgacagtgacagtgcaCA GGGTCCCGCTCTCGGGGGTGTCTGTGTCGGCGGAGCCTCCCGGGGGacaggtggcactgggggaccGCCTGGTGCTGAGCTGCGTGGTGGCCACGGGGACAGGTCCCCTGTCCTTCTCCTGGCACCGGGGGGACTCGTGGGCACCGCTGGGCACCAGCCCCCACCTGGAGCTGCGCCACGTTGGGGACAATGACAGCGGCCACTACCAGTGCAGGGCCAGCGACGGGGACAGCATGGCCAAGAGTGTCCCCATGAATGTCACTGTCCTGG TGCCCGTGGCCAATGCCACCATCAGCCCcggtgccctggcacagccggTGCGCGCAGGTGACCCCGTGACCCTGCGCTGCTCGGTGCAGGTGGGCTCAGCCCCTGTCACCTTCACCTGGCTGCGCAACGGCAGCGAGGTGGCCCGGGGTCCCCTCCTGGAGCTCGGCGACGTCCATGTGGGACATTCCGGCACCTACCAGTGCGTGGCCACCAACCAGCTGGGACAGGACGGGCACCGCGTGTTCCGGGCGCTCAGCCTCGAGCTGGCACTGACGGTGACACCGCGGGCACACTGGGACACAG cagtggctgtgaaCATCGGCAGGAGCCTCCtgttcctggccctgctcctgggTGTCATTGGGGGCTGTCACTGGTGGCAGCGCCTGG CCGCCAGGAAGCCCCAGGACAG CGCCCCCACGGGTgtcccccggccctgccccccCTCGGCATCCACAAGTGACCAACGCGCAGCTGCCGGGACCCTACGAGGGACAGCAGGACCCCGGTGCCACCTACGAGAGTGTGATGTGACCCTGGGGGGAAATTGGGGATCACTGGGAGGCATCGAGTCCCCCCAGGGGTCCCTCACTGCCCTTCACAGCACCCCAGGGCCTCCCCATTCCTCCTCACAGTGCCCGGGGGGCACAGGACACTTTTGCCTCTTCTTGGACCCAAAAGGCAGCGTTTGGATTAAAGCGGGAGAAATGGGGttggtttgttcagctctgcctgctcagctCGGCAAGGAGGAGGGTCCCGCTCAGGGTGCTGAGCAGATCCTTGTGGGATTTGCCTGA
- the LOC116436193 gene encoding Fc receptor-like protein 1 isoform X6 yields the protein MARKVVLLLWAQTLGLAGAQTTQLLVEPPWTPPVLWDRVTLTCQGSGTAAATTWYKDGQRWRLQGPDRLRVTESGTYQCDRPGTGLSPPVSVFNAWLVLQVPARALLEGDTVTLRCRSWQNNPATWVSFYREEKQLQLFRDGTELSLSPLRLHHSGRYCCRGSVDSEVSRGWKESAPVTVTVHRVPLSGVSVSAEPPGGQVALGDRLVLSCVVATGTGPLSFSWHRGDSWAPLGTSPHLELRHVGDNDSGHYQCRASDGDSMAKSVPMNVTVLVPVANATISPGALAQPVRAGDPVTLRCSVQVGSAPVTFTWLRNGSEVARGPLLELGDVHVGHSGTYQCVATNQLGQDGHRVFRALSLELALTVTPRAHWDTAVAVNIGRSLLFLALLLGVIGGCHWWQRLAARKPQDSAPTGVPRPCPPSASTSDQRAAAGTLRGTAGPRCHLRECDVTLGGNWGSLGGIESPQGSLTALHSTPGPPHSSSQCPGGTGHFCLFLDPKGSVWIKAGEMGLVCSALPAQLGKEEGPAQGAEQILVGFA from the exons cccagacccTCGGCCTCGCTG GCGCCCAGACCACCCAGCTCCTCGTGGAGCCCCCCTGGACACCGCCGGTGCTGTGGGACCGGGTGacactgacctgccagggcTCGGGCACCGCCGCTGCCACCACCTGGTACAAGGACGGGCAGCGCTGGCGGCTGCAGGGACCCGACCGATTACGTGTCACCGAGAGTGGCACCTACCAGTGTGACAGACCCGGCaccgggctgagccccccagTGAGCGTCTTCAATG cctggctggtgctgcaggtgccgGCGCGGGCGCTGCTGGAGGGGGACACGGTGACACTGCGCTGCCGGAGCTGGCAGAACAATCCGGCGACCTGGGTGTCCTTCTACCGTGAGGAGAAACAACTGCAGCTGTTCCGCGATGGGACcgagctgtccctgtcccctctgcggCTGCACCACAGCGGCCGCTACTGCTGCAGGGGCTCAGTGGACTCCGAGGTGTCACGGGGGTGGAAAGAGTCGGCGccggtgacagtgacagtgcaCA GGGTCCCGCTCTCGGGGGTGTCTGTGTCGGCGGAGCCTCCCGGGGGacaggtggcactgggggaccGCCTGGTGCTGAGCTGCGTGGTGGCCACGGGGACAGGTCCCCTGTCCTTCTCCTGGCACCGGGGGGACTCGTGGGCACCGCTGGGCACCAGCCCCCACCTGGAGCTGCGCCACGTTGGGGACAATGACAGCGGCCACTACCAGTGCAGGGCCAGCGACGGGGACAGCATGGCCAAGAGTGTCCCCATGAATGTCACTGTCCTGG TGCCCGTGGCCAATGCCACCATCAGCCCcggtgccctggcacagccggTGCGCGCAGGTGACCCCGTGACCCTGCGCTGCTCGGTGCAGGTGGGCTCAGCCCCTGTCACCTTCACCTGGCTGCGCAACGGCAGCGAGGTGGCCCGGGGTCCCCTCCTGGAGCTCGGCGACGTCCATGTGGGACATTCCGGCACCTACCAGTGCGTGGCCACCAACCAGCTGGGACAGGACGGGCACCGCGTGTTCCGGGCGCTCAGCCTCGAGCTGGCACTGACGGTGACACCGCGGGCACACTGGGACACAG cagtggctgtgaaCATCGGCAGGAGCCTCCtgttcctggccctgctcctgggTGTCATTGGGGGCTGTCACTGGTGGCAGCGCCTGG CCGCCAGGAAGCCCCAGGACAG CGCCCCCACGGGTgtcccccggccctgccccccCTCGGCATCCACAAGTGACCAACGCGCAGCTGCCGGGACCCTACGAGGGACAGCAGGACCCCGGTGCCACCTACGAGAGTGTGATGTGACCCTGGGGGGAAATTGGGGATCACTGGGAGGCATCGAGTCCCCCCAGGGGTCCCTCACTGCCCTTCACAGCACCCCAGGGCCTCCCCATTCCTCCTCACAGTGCCCGGGGGGCACAGGACACTTTTGCCTCTTCTTGGACCCAAAAGGCAGCGTTTGGATTAAAGCGGGAGAAATGGGGttggtttgttcagctctgcctgctcagctCGGCAAGGAGGAGGGTCCCGCTCAGGGTGCTGAGCAGATCCTTGTGGGATTTGCCTGA
- the LOC116436193 gene encoding Fc receptor-like protein 1 isoform X11, producing MARKVVLLLWGAQTTQLLVEPPWTPPVLWDRVTLTCQGLGTAGATTWYKDGQRGWLQGPDRFVVTESGTYQCHRPDTGLSPPVIVSNAWLVLQVPARALLEGDTVTLRCRSWQNNPATWVSFYREEKQLQLFRDGTELSLSPLRLHHSGRYCCRGSVDSEVSRGWKESAPVTVTVHRVPLSGVSVSAEPPGGQVALGDRLVLSCVVATGTGPLSFSWHRGDSWAPLGTSPHLELRHVGDNDSGHYQCRASDGDSMAKSVPMNVTVLVPVANATISPGALAQPVRAGDPVTLRCSVQVGSAPVTFTWLRNGSEVARGPLLELGDVHVGHSGTYQCVATNQLGQDGHRVFRALSLELALTVTPRAHWDTAVAVNIGRSLLFLALLLGVIGGCHWWQRLAARKPQDSAPTGVPRPCPPSASTSDQRAAAGTLRGTAGPRCHLRECDVTLGGNWGSLGGIESPQGSLTALHSTPGPPHSSSQCPGGTGHFCLFLDPKGSVWIKAGEMGLVCSALPAQLGKEEGPAQGAEQILVGFA from the exons GCGCCCAGACCACCCAGCTCCTCGTGGAGCCGCCCTGGACGCCGCCGGTGCTGTGGGACCGGGTGacactgacctgccagggcTTGGGCACTGCCGGTGCCACCACCTGGTACAAGGACGGGCAGCGCGGGTGGCTGCAGGGACCCGACCGATTCGTTGTCACCGAGAGTGGCACCTACCAGTGTCACAGACCTGACaccgggctgagcccccccgTGATCGTCTCCAATG cctggctggtgctgcaggtgccgGCGCGGGCGCTGCTGGAGGGGGACACGGTGACACTGCGCTGCCGGAGCTGGCAGAACAATCCGGCGACCTGGGTGTCCTTCTACCGTGAGGAGAAACAACTGCAGCTGTTCCGCGATGGGACcgagctgtccctgtcccctctgcggCTGCACCACAGCGGCCGCTACTGCTGCAGGGGCTCAGTGGACTCCGAGGTGTCACGGGGGTGGAAAGAGTCGGCGccggtgacagtgacagtgcaCA GGGTCCCGCTCTCGGGGGTGTCTGTGTCGGCGGAGCCTCCCGGGGGacaggtggcactgggggaccGCCTGGTGCTGAGCTGCGTGGTGGCCACGGGGACAGGTCCCCTGTCCTTCTCCTGGCACCGGGGGGACTCGTGGGCACCGCTGGGCACCAGCCCCCACCTGGAGCTGCGCCACGTTGGGGACAATGACAGCGGCCACTACCAGTGCAGGGCCAGCGACGGGGACAGCATGGCCAAGAGTGTCCCCATGAATGTCACTGTCCTGG TGCCCGTGGCCAATGCCACCATCAGCCCcggtgccctggcacagccggTGCGCGCAGGTGACCCCGTGACCCTGCGCTGCTCGGTGCAGGTGGGCTCAGCCCCTGTCACCTTCACCTGGCTGCGCAACGGCAGCGAGGTGGCCCGGGGTCCCCTCCTGGAGCTCGGCGACGTCCATGTGGGACATTCCGGCACCTACCAGTGCGTGGCCACCAACCAGCTGGGACAGGACGGGCACCGCGTGTTCCGGGCGCTCAGCCTCGAGCTGGCACTGACGGTGACACCGCGGGCACACTGGGACACAG cagtggctgtgaaCATCGGCAGGAGCCTCCtgttcctggccctgctcctgggTGTCATTGGGGGCTGTCACTGGTGGCAGCGCCTGG CCGCCAGGAAGCCCCAGGACAG CGCCCCCACGGGTgtcccccggccctgccccccCTCGGCATCCACAAGTGACCAACGCGCAGCTGCCGGGACCCTACGAGGGACAGCAGGACCCCGGTGCCACCTACGAGAGTGTGATGTGACCCTGGGGGGAAATTGGGGATCACTGGGAGGCATCGAGTCCCCCCAGGGGTCCCTCACTGCCCTTCACAGCACCCCAGGGCCTCCCCATTCCTCCTCACAGTGCCCGGGGGGCACAGGACACTTTTGCCTCTTCTTGGACCCAAAAGGCAGCGTTTGGATTAAAGCGGGAGAAATGGGGttggtttgttcagctctgcctgctcagctCGGCAAGGAGGAGGGTCCCGCTCAGGGTGCTGAGCAGATCCTTGTGGGATTTGCCTGA